The following proteins are encoded in a genomic region of Candidatus Eisenbacteria bacterium:
- a CDS encoding phosphotransferase family protein — translation MTTSAPPDPDVVAPRPGEELDAVAVGRYLDGRIPGATGTPEIWQFPGGHANLTYLVRYPAARYVLRRGPHGDVAAGAHDMGREYRVLSVLYEQFPLAPRAFLYCEDKSVLGATFFVMERREGVVVRRDVPPEFGGGKDASQNRKLSQVIIDTLADFHAVDAEAAGLMGLGKPEGYLQRQVKGWSDRWNRAKTKELKTADEVMAWLVSHMPPSPPPTLVHNDWRLDNMAVAADDPGRCVAVYDWDMCTVGDPFTDLGTLLASWYEQGETFEFLSPMPSRAPGFMTRAEAIARYAERSRRDVSTMPYYYVFGLFKMAAVVQQLYFRYLQGHTQDARMAGGEVVAEGMIGLAHDHMTRHP, via the coding sequence GTGACCACGAGCGCGCCACCCGATCCGGACGTCGTCGCGCCGCGGCCGGGCGAGGAGCTCGACGCGGTCGCCGTCGGTCGCTACCTCGACGGCCGCATTCCCGGCGCCACAGGCACGCCCGAGATCTGGCAGTTTCCCGGCGGACACGCGAACCTCACGTACCTCGTCCGCTACCCGGCAGCGCGCTACGTGCTCCGCCGCGGCCCGCACGGCGACGTCGCGGCCGGCGCGCACGACATGGGGCGCGAGTACCGCGTGCTCTCGGTGCTCTACGAGCAGTTCCCGCTCGCGCCCCGCGCGTTCCTCTATTGCGAGGACAAGAGCGTCCTCGGCGCGACGTTCTTCGTCATGGAGCGGCGAGAGGGCGTCGTCGTCCGCCGTGACGTGCCTCCGGAATTCGGGGGCGGCAAGGACGCCAGCCAGAACCGCAAGCTCTCGCAGGTGATCATCGACACCCTGGCCGACTTCCACGCCGTCGACGCCGAGGCCGCGGGATTGATGGGCCTCGGCAAGCCCGAGGGCTACCTGCAGCGTCAGGTGAAGGGCTGGAGCGATCGCTGGAACCGCGCCAAGACGAAGGAGCTGAAAACCGCCGACGAGGTGATGGCGTGGCTCGTCAGCCACATGCCGCCGTCGCCCCCGCCGACGCTCGTCCACAACGACTGGCGCCTGGACAACATGGCCGTCGCCGCGGACGATCCGGGTCGCTGCGTCGCCGTCTACGACTGGGACATGTGTACGGTGGGCGACCCCTTCACGGACCTCGGGACGCTCCTCGCCTCCTGGTACGAGCAGGGCGAGACGTTCGAGTTCCTGTCGCCCATGCCGTCACGCGCGCCGGGATTCATGACGCGCGCCGAAGCGATCGCACGTTACGCCGAACGCAGCCGCCGCGACGTCTCGACCATGCCGTACTACTACGTGTTCGGCCTCTTCAAGATGGCGGCCGTCGTCCAGCAGCTCTACTTCCGTTACCTGCAGGGCCATACGCAGGACGCGCGCATGGCGGGCGGCGAGGTCGTCGCCGAGGGCATGATCGGGCTCGCGCACGACCACATGACCCGGCACCCCTGA
- a CDS encoding lysyl oxidase family protein, which translates to MRTTLIVLLALAGAARAQDLPDLVLHIPTLAQNAREELGSFKTTACELQPSDLCVSGPGTRRLLRFSVLALNRGTADVFLGTPSDSDPRFVYSACHMHYHFESFAKYELRERGGTTVVANGQKRSFCVEDTQPDPDFPQSQTCNADPDCNGSGLCISGVCKYNCGYQGVQPGWGDLYPSDLPCQWIDVTDVPAGDYDLWVLLNTQQLLPESDYTNDAGMVRVTIGPAADAPVPVVKVRAKKKAKVGRPFKVAWKVRVAGGLDALAAYDVWLSRDGGATFPDLLATGQLAANRKLVWTVPADATTTQAVIKVSAWTKALQRGDGSSHRFRIVP; encoded by the coding sequence ATGCGGACGACCCTCATCGTGCTTCTCGCGCTCGCCGGCGCGGCCCGCGCCCAGGATCTTCCCGACCTCGTGCTCCACATCCCGACGCTGGCGCAGAACGCGCGCGAGGAGCTGGGATCGTTCAAGACGACCGCGTGCGAGCTGCAGCCCTCGGATCTCTGCGTCTCCGGCCCCGGGACGCGCCGCCTGCTGCGCTTCAGCGTGCTGGCGCTGAATCGCGGGACGGCCGACGTCTTCCTCGGCACGCCGAGCGACTCGGATCCGCGGTTCGTCTACAGCGCGTGCCACATGCACTACCACTTCGAGAGCTTCGCGAAGTACGAGCTGCGCGAGCGCGGCGGGACGACGGTGGTCGCGAACGGCCAGAAGCGGTCGTTCTGCGTCGAGGACACGCAGCCGGATCCCGACTTCCCGCAATCGCAGACCTGCAACGCCGACCCGGACTGCAACGGCAGCGGGCTCTGCATCAGCGGCGTCTGCAAGTACAACTGCGGCTATCAGGGCGTGCAGCCGGGCTGGGGCGACCTCTACCCGAGCGACCTGCCGTGCCAGTGGATCGACGTGACCGACGTGCCGGCCGGCGACTACGACCTGTGGGTCCTGCTCAACACGCAGCAGCTCCTGCCGGAGTCGGACTACACGAACGACGCCGGCATGGTGCGGGTGACGATCGGTCCGGCGGCCGACGCGCCGGTTCCGGTCGTGAAGGTGCGCGCCAAGAAGAAGGCGAAGGTGGGCCGCCCGTTCAAGGTCGCGTGGAAGGTGCGCGTGGCGGGCGGCCTCGACGCGCTCGCCGCCTACGACGTGTGGCTCTCGCGCGACGGCGGCGCGACGTTCCCCGATCTCCTGGCCACGGGTCAGCTCGCCGCGAACCGCAAGCTCGTCTGGACCGTCCCCGCGGACGCGACGACGACCCAGGCGGTGATCAAGGTCTCCGCGTGGACCAAGGCCCTCCAGCGCGGCGACGGCTCGAGCCACCGGTTCCGCATCGTCCCGTGA
- a CDS encoding cytochrome P450, translating to MDTGIDFDPQMIFDHPDPYPMFAMMRANTPVLRIEFMGRVAVSVSKYDDCVAVLKDHETFSSKSNFEVGKVMGRTLIEMDGKEHTRHRMLVQQVFAPKNLERLEPVFEKMVHEIIDGFATRPAAELVADFTDRFPVQVMAHMVGIPRKDYPQFQSWALDIIGFPKDLQKGLAAAEALRQYLLPVIAERRAHPADDVISKLVTGTVDGEGLTSDEVVNFLRLLIPAGAETTFKLLGNLFVALLSDREARYERVRADRSLVPWAIEETLRWETSVLMTSRQATRDVEMRGVEIPAGMNVSVMNASGNRDEEHYPNPDLYDLDRRADDHLGFGFGRHHCLGYHLARMEVRIALNAILDRLPKLRLDPAAPPPQILGLAFRAPKRVDARID from the coding sequence ATGGACACCGGCATCGATTTCGACCCGCAGATGATCTTCGATCATCCGGATCCCTACCCCATGTTCGCGATGATGCGTGCGAACACGCCCGTGCTGCGGATCGAATTCATGGGTCGCGTCGCCGTCTCCGTCAGCAAGTACGACGACTGCGTCGCCGTCCTGAAGGACCACGAGACGTTCTCCTCGAAGTCGAACTTCGAGGTCGGCAAGGTGATGGGCCGGACGCTCATCGAGATGGACGGCAAGGAGCACACGCGCCACCGCATGCTCGTGCAGCAGGTGTTCGCGCCGAAGAACCTGGAGCGGCTCGAGCCGGTCTTCGAGAAGATGGTCCACGAAATCATCGACGGCTTCGCCACGCGGCCGGCGGCCGAGCTGGTCGCCGACTTCACGGACCGCTTTCCGGTGCAGGTGATGGCCCACATGGTCGGCATCCCGCGCAAGGATTATCCGCAGTTCCAGTCCTGGGCGCTCGACATCATCGGGTTCCCGAAGGACCTGCAGAAGGGCCTCGCGGCGGCCGAGGCGCTCCGCCAGTACCTCCTCCCCGTCATCGCCGAGCGCCGTGCGCACCCGGCGGACGACGTCATCTCGAAGCTCGTGACCGGCACCGTCGACGGCGAGGGCCTCACGAGCGACGAGGTGGTGAACTTCCTGCGCCTCCTGATCCCGGCCGGCGCCGAGACGACGTTCAAGCTGCTCGGCAACCTCTTCGTCGCGCTCCTCTCGGATCGCGAGGCGCGCTACGAGCGCGTGCGCGCCGATCGCTCGCTCGTGCCGTGGGCCATCGAGGAGACGCTGCGTTGGGAGACGTCGGTGCTGATGACGTCGCGCCAGGCGACGCGCGACGTCGAGATGCGCGGCGTCGAGATCCCGGCCGGGATGAACGTCTCGGTGATGAACGCCTCGGGCAACCGCGACGAGGAGCACTACCCGAATCCCGACCTCTACGACCTCGACCGTCGCGCCGACGACCACCTCGGCTTCGGCTTCGGTCGCCACCATTGCCTCGGCTACCACCTGGCGCGCATGGAGGTCCGCATCGCGCTCAACGCGATCCTCGACCGCCTGCCGAAGCTCCGGCTCGATCCCGCTGCGCCGCCGCCGCAGATCCTGGGGCTCGCCTTCCGCGCCCCGAAGCGCGTCGACGCGCGCATCGACTGA
- a CDS encoding ferritin-like domain-containing protein, with the protein MFCREFVATHHAYEPNELRWPDLDEASVARLRSLPFWGEAIGSERTAAARVRAMANVERDPELREAIGMQAYEEERHALLLEHLLNHYEIPYPDDAAEQPRDPEWGFLRMGYGECFDSFFAFGLFKVASDTGFFAPGLVKLFDGVMEEEARHILFFSNWAAHRGHELSLVRRPWFLFRRIAGVAFQAMGRIKTALQLRDVDAPDDFTMQVPDEIGADVTLVGLARTCMQENERRLAHYDPRLLRPKIVPSLVGLALKFAPGGRA; encoded by the coding sequence GTGTTCTGCCGCGAGTTCGTCGCGACGCATCACGCGTACGAGCCGAACGAGCTCCGGTGGCCGGATCTCGACGAGGCCAGCGTCGCACGCCTGCGGAGCCTTCCGTTCTGGGGCGAGGCGATCGGTAGCGAGCGGACCGCGGCCGCGCGCGTGCGGGCCATGGCGAACGTCGAGCGCGATCCCGAGCTGCGCGAGGCGATCGGGATGCAGGCCTACGAGGAGGAGCGTCACGCGCTCCTGCTCGAGCATCTCCTCAACCACTACGAGATTCCGTACCCCGACGACGCCGCCGAGCAGCCGCGCGATCCCGAGTGGGGCTTCCTGCGCATGGGGTACGGCGAGTGCTTCGACTCGTTCTTCGCTTTCGGGCTCTTCAAGGTCGCGTCGGACACCGGGTTCTTCGCCCCGGGGCTCGTGAAGCTGTTCGACGGCGTCATGGAGGAGGAGGCTCGGCACATCCTCTTCTTCTCCAACTGGGCGGCGCACCGCGGGCACGAGCTGTCGCTCGTACGGCGACCCTGGTTCCTCTTCCGTCGCATCGCGGGTGTGGCGTTCCAGGCGATGGGACGCATCAAGACGGCGCTCCAGCTCCGCGACGTGGACGCGCCCGACGATTTCACGATGCAGGTTCCCGACGAGATCGGCGCCGACGTGACCCTGGTGGGGCTCGCGCGCACGTGCATGCAGGAGAACGAGCGCCGGCTCGCGCACTACGATCCTCGGCTGCTGCGCCCGAAGATCGTACCGTCGCTGGTCGGCCTGGCGCTGAAGTTCGCGCCCGGCGGCCGCGCCTAG
- a CDS encoding carboxypeptidase regulatory-like domain-containing protein produces the protein MRRRWIALAVVLAACGGEAPPPARTPTPLDHATTGVITGVVGFEGAVPPMTEIRFGSFAECAQQHTGPVFSGDAVVTDGKVENAFVYLKDGLGDRVFAVPSTPVEIDQRGCLYAPRVAGAQVDQTIKFVNGDPLLHNVHGTPKDSAGWNVSLARKGAAREIRIDKPEVMVSVRCDLHPWMQGWLGVLDHPYFAVTGRDGAFTLRDVPPGDYTLAVWHERFGTAETRVSVPPKGTATASFALTAKK, from the coding sequence ATGCGCCGCCGCTGGATCGCTCTCGCCGTCGTGCTCGCCGCGTGCGGCGGCGAGGCGCCACCACCTGCGCGGACGCCGACGCCGCTCGACCACGCGACGACCGGCGTCATCACCGGCGTCGTCGGCTTCGAGGGCGCCGTCCCCCCGATGACGGAGATCCGCTTCGGCAGCTTCGCCGAATGCGCGCAGCAGCACACGGGTCCCGTCTTTTCGGGCGATGCCGTGGTGACCGACGGCAAGGTCGAGAACGCCTTCGTCTATCTGAAGGACGGCCTCGGCGATCGTGTGTTCGCGGTGCCCTCGACCCCGGTGGAGATCGACCAGAGGGGTTGCCTGTACGCGCCGCGGGTCGCCGGCGCGCAGGTGGACCAGACGATCAAATTCGTGAACGGCGACCCGCTCCTCCACAACGTCCACGGCACGCCGAAGGACTCCGCGGGCTGGAACGTGAGCCTCGCCCGCAAGGGGGCCGCGCGCGAGATCCGGATCGACAAGCCCGAGGTCATGGTGAGCGTGCGGTGCGATCTGCACCCGTGGATGCAGGGCTGGCTCGGCGTCCTCGACCATCCCTATTTCGCCGTGACGGGCAGGGACGGCGCCTTCACCCTCAGGGACGTCCCCCCGGGCGACTACACCCTGGCCGTCTGGCACGAGCGCTTCGGCACCGCCGAGACGCGCGTCTCGGTGCCGCCGAAGGGGACGGCCACGGCGAGCTTCGCCTTGACCGCCAAGAAGTGA
- a CDS encoding SDR family NAD(P)-dependent oxidoreductase has product MAGLADFRDRVAVVTGASSGIGAQLARDLAARGAHTALLARREDRLQTLAEEIGRGGVTAIPVVCDVADRASVDAAIARVLERFGRVDLLVNNAGYVRHALFKDHDVADIERMMRTNYLGTVYTIKAVLPAMRARHEGWIVNLSSVAGKLGQPDESAYSATKFAVTGLSEAIAFELAPLGIHVMTVYPALVRTEMFTPDVLARMPERVQRTFIEPPAFTREVLRALARGAHEVTVPRYVNLAYVLRTLFPAWHRSMIARLRLPVLPDLTS; this is encoded by the coding sequence ATGGCGGGGCTCGCCGACTTTCGCGATCGGGTCGCCGTGGTGACGGGGGCCTCGAGCGGCATCGGCGCACAGCTCGCCCGCGACCTGGCCGCCCGTGGCGCGCACACGGCGCTCCTCGCGCGCCGCGAGGATCGGCTCCAGACGCTCGCCGAGGAGATCGGCCGCGGCGGCGTCACCGCGATCCCGGTCGTGTGCGACGTCGCCGACCGCGCCTCGGTCGATGCCGCCATCGCCCGCGTCCTCGAGCGCTTCGGGCGCGTCGACCTCCTCGTGAACAACGCGGGCTACGTCCGCCACGCGCTGTTCAAGGACCACGACGTCGCCGACATCGAGCGCATGATGCGCACGAACTATCTCGGCACCGTCTACACCATCAAAGCCGTGCTGCCGGCGATGCGGGCGCGGCACGAGGGCTGGATCGTGAACCTGTCGTCGGTCGCCGGGAAGCTCGGGCAGCCCGACGAATCCGCCTATTCCGCGACCAAGTTCGCGGTGACGGGGCTCTCGGAGGCGATCGCCTTCGAGCTGGCGCCCCTCGGCATTCACGTGATGACGGTGTATCCCGCCCTGGTGCGCACGGAGATGTTCACGCCCGACGTGCTCGCGCGGATGCCCGAGCGGGTGCAGCGCACGTTCATCGAGCCGCCCGCGTTCACGCGCGAGGTCCTGCGGGCACTCGCGCGCGGCGCGCACGAGGTGACGGTGCCGCGCTACGTGAACCTCGCCTACGTGCTGCGCACCCTGTTCCCCGCTTGGCACCGGAGCATGATCGCCCGGCTCCGCCTGCCGGTGCTGCCGGACCTGACGAGCTGA